The Acetomicrobium sp. S15 = DSM 107314 nucleotide sequence AGTGGTTATTGTGCCAGGAGGCGCAAATTGCTTGGGGAAGTTTGCCCTCGTTAAATTAGTGCGCGCCGAACACTGGTGCCTTCACGGAGAGATCCTCTCTCTGCGTGCTTTTCCCTTGCGGGAGCGTGAGGTTCGTGATAGGGCAGGGTAGGTGGCGCGGCTTTCTTTTTCTCGCAGGTGGTGTGGGGTGCTTCCTTTTGGCTTCGTTTTTGCTGTGGACTTTCTCCGGTCGTTTTTCCGACGATGGGCCCACCACTGAAGCCGGTCCCTCCTTAGGGGTTAGGTCCCGGGAGGCGCAAGTGGAACCGGTTGCAGCGCCTCTTAAGGAAGAGGGGTGGGTGGTTTACGTCACCGGCGCCGTCGCGAGGCCCGGGGTTTACAACCTTCCGGCCGGCTCCAGGGTCTACCAGCTCGTCGAGAAATCCGGCGGGCTTACAGATAAGGCCGACGCCGAATCCATAAACCTCGCGGCAAAGCTATCCGACGGCGTCCATGTGCACGTCCCTAAGAAGGGCGAGGCCAAGACGCCGGCACAAGGCTTTGTGGCCCAAGAGAATCAGAAAAAGGGGAGTTTTTTAGACAGCACTTCCACTGGTTCGGTTGATATAAACAGGGCCTCTAAGGAAGACCTTGAGCGGCTTCCCGGGATCGGACCGAAGACGGCAGAGGCCATAATAGCTTACAGAGAAAGCCACGGCCCCTTTAGGCGTGTCGAAGACCTGCTGCAGGTCAAGGGGATAGGCCCTAAGAAGTTGGAAGCCGTTCGAAACCTCATAACCGTGGGTTCACCGTGACGCTTTTACACACTTCTCCCGCGCTGGTTTTGCTTTTGGGTTGGAGCGGTGCCCTCCTTTCCCTTTCAAGGGGAGTATCTCCCTTGGTTTGTGGGGTAATAGGAGGACTTGCCGCCCTGGGCCTATCGCTCCTCAGCGTCAAGAGGATGGACAAGCGACTGACCTGTGTGACATCTCTCATCGTGGCCCTCGCAGTCTTGGGAGGTTTTTTCATCTCCTGGAGATCCTCCGTTGAACCTTCGCTTCCTCAAGCTGTCGAAGGTAAGGGCGTTATAGTCACGGAGCGGCCCTGGGGAGGCAGAAGGGCTATCGTGGCGGATGTATCGGGCAAAAGGTGGCTCGTATATGCTTCGCCAGCGCTTGCGTTGAAAGAGGGCGACGGTGTTTACTTAAAAGGTTTTCCACGTCAGCTTTCCGAAGCTCGAGAACCAGGAGAGTTCGATCCGCATCTGTATTGGAGGGCCAGGGGCGTAAGCGGCGAGGTTGTCGTGGCTGAGCTCAAACGCTCCGGCGGCGATGGTTCGCCTTTGGCGCGGTGGCGCACGCGACTGAGGCGCTTCCTGCTTTTGAGGCTACCTCCACGCCTGCGCGGTTACATGAGCGCCGCCCTATTGGGGGTCAGAGATCCAGGTCTGGAGGAACGACATCGTCGGTGGGGCACCGTGCACCTCCTTGCTGTATCTGGCTTCCATGTCGGTTTAGTAGCCGTCGTATTTCGCAAGCTCTTCCGAAATATGCCTCTTGCGCCGGCGTGGGTGAGCGCTTGTATATGGTTTTATACGCTGATTACAGGTGCCGCACCTAGCGCCCTGAGGGCCGCGCTCATGATCGAGGCGATAATACTGGCCGGCTGGATTGGCCGTCCTCAATCCTCTGTGCACTCTGTGTCCCTTGCAGCTATCGCGTTGCTTTTGTGGCGCCCCTGGTGGTTTTGGGATGTGGGGTGGAGACTTTCGGTGTTGGCCGCCTTGACGCTCGCTTCCTTGGCAAGCGTGAAACGCACTTGGCATGGCGCCATCGCGGCCAGCCCATCTGTTTGGGTTACGACGGCGGCGCAGATAGCCCACACCTTCGGCAGCGTCCCCTTGGGGGGATTGGTCGTAAACCTCGTCGCCATCCCAGCTTTTTCGCTGCTCTTTCCCCTCGGCGCAGCGGCTTCGCTTTTGGCTCTATTGCCGCTACCTTTGGTGGGATGGGCTCTTTGGGGAGTTGAATTCATTTTTGCCCTGTGCGAGTTCGGCCTGAGCACCCTTTCTAAGTTGCTTCCCGGTGAGCTCGTCTGGTTTCCGCAGCTTTCCATCGTTTCTGCCGTGGTGTTTTTTGCGCTTCTCGGCCGAGCGGTTAAATTGAGCGGCGTGCGCTGGTTCATTTTCCTACTCGTAGCTTTGGTGCCATTCGTGTAGCGCCCTTTGGTATCAGTTCAAATTGCTATCATTAGCTCAGGTCTTTTAGCGCACATGCCGCAGTGGCGCATTTCCCACAAGCATCTACTTCATTTCCTATGACCGATCTGTAACGTTCGTTGACTTCGTTGAGACGGTTGAAGCATTTATGCTTGTCGACTCCATTAAGTGAGATGGCACCGACCGGGCACGCTTTAATACAGGCATTGCAGGCTTTACCCTCCAGAGTTGGGCATATTTCGACTTTGGGCGACAACAGTGGCTCGGTGGGTTTAAGGTGATAGTCTAAAATCAGGCTCCCAAACCGTCCAGCGCATCCAAGCGGCGTGATCAACATCTGATGGAGGCCAAATTTGCCCAGCCCTGCCATATATCCTACGCTTTTATGCGACCATCTGCTCAACAACGTTGATTTATCAAAATTGTGGGTCGGTTCAACCCATCCGGCTGTGATGTCTAAGCCCAAAAGGGCGTCTCTGATGAGTTCGCAAGTGCTCGATATCAAGGCGTTAGTCTGGGCATATGCATATAGCCAGCTGATATCGGGGTCCCCTTCTTTGCGCCTGTTTTTATTCACTATATCTGGTGTAAAGGGAAAGAAAAACGAGACCACCGTCTCTGCTCCTCTTAAGATGTCATTGGGTAATAGATGTTTTGGGTTCACTTTATCGCGAAGCGTTATAAATCGGTCGTCTGAGGCATCTAAAAATCCGATGAGGGGTCGCCGGTATTTGGTTTCATACCTCCCCCACCCAATGCCGCCTTCGGCAGCCTTGTTTATGATTGCCCTGATGATGTCGACCACCGTGATTTCATCCATGAAGCTTCACCCCTCAAAACACTCTTGGGACCACGTCTTTGTTTTTGTCTTTCTTAGTCTTCTCCTCCTTTCATACCTTACGTCTCACACGAACACTGCAGCCACCAGACCGAGCCTAAGGCAATATGTATTGGTTGTTAGTTTGTATGCTTAGCGGAGCAGGTATTGCTGCAGGACATCACCAGTGTAGCCTGCGCCGATTCCGACGGCCAACTTGAGCCGTGCCTGTAGCGGAGACAGGTGCCCTCCGTTTAACACACCTGCTTTGAATAATTTTAGGGCACTGCCTTCATAGCTATATATCGGCAACACTTGCCCTCTTTGACAACGCGATGCGAGCACGACCGGAATTCCCCTCCGAACTATGTTCTTAATTGGCGGCAACCACAGAGGATTTACGTTGCCCGATCCGAAGGCAGCCAGCACTATCCCATCTAACTCTTCTTCGGTCAGGAGGTTTAATAACACCTCACCTCCGCCCAGAGAGGCCCAGATTATCTCGACATCTTTCGCCGGCACAACCGGCTCCGGCAAAGGTGTAGACCGCTTTGGCGACCTCAAGATTTGAACGTTCCTCTCCACTATCTCTCCAACTGGACCGCGCCCAGGCGCCTCGAAGGCATCTCTGCGATAATTTGTCACCTTGCAAACCTCTGAGGCGGCGAAGAGTTGGTCTTGCATGCAGACAAGAACTCCCAAGCCCCATGTGACCTTTGAGGCGGCCGCTAAAACGGCCTGGTTTAAGTTCAGGATGGCGTCTGTGCCGATGTGATCCGATGGGATCATGGCTCCCGTGAATATCAACGGCTGCGGATAAGACCAGAGCAGGTCCGCAAGATATGCCATCTCTTCCATAGCATCCGTGCCACAGGTGACCGCTATGCCTTCGAAGCCGTCCTCTACAAGTTTGCGGAGTATCTGGATGAGGTCTATAGTCATTCTGGTGGTGTAATGGCAGCTGGGTTGATGACTCCAGTCGACCACCTCTATGGAACAATTCAGTCGAGCCTGGTCGATCCATCGAAACATATCTTGGGCTCCAAGAGCTGGAGCGTAGCCACCCTCTCGCTCGCTGTAACTCATGCCGATCGTTCCTCCAGCTACGACCAAGGCTATTTTGGGTTGATCGGGCACGGTTTCACCCCCTTATTGGTCTATAATATCCATCGCTATGAAATTGCTTTGACAAGGATAGCACAAGGGGTGCGAAAATGCGCGTCGTAATAATAGGTGCCGGAGAAGTGGGATTTAGCCTCGCTCAAAAATTGATAGAAGAGAGTCACGACGTCATAATCGTAGAACAGGACGAGGGAAAAGCAGCTAAAGCCGATGGCGAGCTCGATGCCATGGTTATCCGAGGGAACGGCGCCCGCCCTCAAGTTTTAGCAAAGGCGGGTGTGCAGCAGGGTGGGAATGTAGATCTTTTGGTCGGCTGTACCGATCGTGATGAGGTTAACATATTGGCCTGCTGGATCGCCAAGAGGGCGGGCGTTAAGCGAGTCATATCCAGAGTGCGGAGTCTGGAGTTCACCGATACGCAGGCATGGGCTCACGAGTTTGGGATCGATCTCATGGCTTCTCCTGAACGGTCAGTGGCAAGAGAGATCGAAGAATTGCTCTTCGTGCAGGCCGCTTCTTACGCTGGAGAGCTCATCAGGGGACAGGTCGGCATATATGCCTTTCGAGTAGCTCCCGATTCGCCAGTGGTCAACACGACCTTGAGCGATGTCAGAAAGCGATATTCCAAACTTCGATCCATCATCGTCTTCATCGAGAGGGGCGACGAGGGTTTTGTCCCATCCGGCGACTCGAGGTTTTGCGAGGGCGATCTCTGTTATCTCGTGTGCATGAGGGAAGACCTTCCATTTGTGGAATCGTTATTGCAGCCCAAAAAGAAGCGCCCCTTACACCGCGTCTTCATCGTGGGAGGGGGCAAAATAGGTTTTCAACTCGCCTCCAGGCTTGAACGTAGCCCAAATTTCATCGATGTAAGGCTGATCGATATGGACAAGGAGAAATGCGAGCGCCTGGCCCAAGAGCTGAAAAAGACCGTCGTATTGTGTGCCAGCGCCGACGATGAAGAGTTCTTGAAACAGGAGGGCGTCGAGAATGTCGATGGCTTTGTTTGCACGACAGCCAACGACGAAACCAATATATTAATCGCCGTATTGGGCAAAGCCCTCGGCGCGAAGAAGAGCATAGCCGTGGTGCGTCATAAGACGTATTTGAACATGGATCGGTATCTGCCAGTGGATTCTTTGGTAAATCCGAACGAAGCCTTAATTTCCATGATACTGCGTTTTGTTCGCTATTCTGAGCAGGCCACATCGCTCTCTATAATTGACAAAATCGGCGCAGAGATGTTGGAAGTGTCTGTGCCTGCGGATAGCCCGACGATCGGGAAACCCTTGAGAGAACTCAATCTGCCCAAAGGGGTTGTAATAGCCTTTGTAGAGAGAAATGGAGAGATCTTCGTTCCCGACGGAGACGCCGTGCTTCAGGCCAACGATACAGTAGTGTTGTTTGCGTCGAGCGGGCTCGTTTCTAAAGCCTTAAACATCCTCGAGGGGTAGTATTTAAATGCGGGTTGGCATAGTTTACAAAATTCTCGGCCTACTTGGAATAGTTGTATCGCTCTGGATGTTGTGGCCGATCTTTTGGGCGGCGATCGACGGCAGCGACGACTTGTTTCCCCTCCTTTACAGCATGGTCTTAGGCTTAGCCATATCCGGTGTTTTTTTGCTCCTCGGTCGCGGAAAGAAAGCGGGAGATATGGGTCCCAGAGAGGCCTTTGCGGCGGTGGGGTTGTCGTGGTTTTTTGTTTCGGCTATCGGGGGGCTGCCCTTATGGCTACACGGAACACTTCCCTCCTATACAGATGCCTTTTTCGAGGCTGCGTCCGGCTTCACCACCACCGGAGCCTCTGTGCTGATCGACATCCAGTCTGTCCCGCGAGGGATTCTATTTTGGCGCAGCCTCACGCATTGGCTCGGCGGAATGGGCATCATCGTATTGAGTTTGGCCATATTGCCCATGCTCGGAGTGGGAGGGATGCAACTTTATAAGGCCGAGGTGCCTGGCCCTGTGCCGGAGAAGCTCACGCCGCGCATCCAGCATACCGCTCTTTTGTTGTGGGGGGTTTATGTCTTGCTGTCAGCACTCGAAACCGGGCTCCTATTCTTGGGCGGGATGAACATATTCGAGGCACTTACCCACACGTTTGGCACGATGGCTACGGGTGGCTTCTCGCCACTGAATGCCAGCATAGGGCAGTATGGCAACGCTTATTTTGATTGGGTGATAATCCTATTCATGTTTTTGGCCGGTGCCAATTTTACGCTGCATTTTCAGATCCTAAAAGGCGATATAAGTGCTTGGTGGAGAGATGAGGAATTTCGTTTCTACGCCTCTTTGGTGGTCGGCGGCGTCCTTTCCGTCGCTGCCTTCTTGCTCCTTTCTGGCAACTATGACACGTTCTTGGATGCCTTGCGATTCGGGGCGTTTCAAGTAGTGAGCATAATTACGACTACAGGTTATGTCACGGCGGATTATGAGACGTGGCCGTTTTATGTTCAGGTTCTCCTGCTCGTATTCATGTTCATCGGAGGGTGCGCAGGTTCGACCGGAGGAGGCATCAAAAACGTTCGAATCTTGATGCTATTCAAGGAGATCTACGCCGAACTGATGAGATTGCTTCATCCCAAAGCCGTTATCTACACACGTTTAAATGATCAAGTGGTTAGCAGGGAGGTCGTCTCATCGATATTGGTCTTTTTCAGTATTTACATAGTGGTATTTACCGTGGGCACTATAATCATGGCTGGATTGGGCGTTGACGTCTTAACGGCCATTGCCAGCGTTGCCGCTACGCTCAACAATATAGGTCCTGGCCTCGGAAGCGTCGGCCCTACGGATAACTACGCCTCGATCCCGATGGCTGGTAAGTGGGTGCTTTCCGTGTGCATGGTCATGGGGAGACTCGAGCTGTACGAGGTGCTCCTGCTCTTTGTGCCGGCCACCTGGCGCAGGTAGCGCCATTGTAATCGACAAAAGAAAGAAGGAAGGGGACGATTTTTGTTGAAAAGAATCCTCATCTTAAGTACAGGCGGAACCATAGCTAGTGTCAAGACGAAAGAAGGACTTACTCCCAAGCTTGGTCCTG carries:
- a CDS encoding helix-hairpin-helix domain-containing protein, giving the protein MIGQGRWRGFLFLAGGVGCFLLASFLLWTFSGRFSDDGPTTEAGPSLGVRSREAQVEPVAAPLKEEGWVVYVTGAVARPGVYNLPAGSRVYQLVEKSGGLTDKADAESINLAAKLSDGVHVHVPKKGEAKTPAQGFVAQENQKKGSFLDSTSTGSVDINRASKEDLERLPGIGPKTAEAIIAYRESHGPFRRVEDLLQVKGIGPKKLEAVRNLITVGSP
- a CDS encoding ComEC/Rec2 family competence protein, which codes for MTLLHTSPALVLLLGWSGALLSLSRGVSPLVCGVIGGLAALGLSLLSVKRMDKRLTCVTSLIVALAVLGGFFISWRSSVEPSLPQAVEGKGVIVTERPWGGRRAIVADVSGKRWLVYASPALALKEGDGVYLKGFPRQLSEAREPGEFDPHLYWRARGVSGEVVVAELKRSGGDGSPLARWRTRLRRFLLLRLPPRLRGYMSAALLGVRDPGLEERHRRWGTVHLLAVSGFHVGLVAVVFRKLFRNMPLAPAWVSACIWFYTLITGAAPSALRAALMIEAIILAGWIGRPQSSVHSVSLAAIALLLWRPWWFWDVGWRLSVLAALTLASLASVKRTWHGAIAASPSVWVTTAAQIAHTFGSVPLGGLVVNLVAIPAFSLLFPLGAAASLLALLPLPLVGWALWGVEFIFALCEFGLSTLSKLLPGELVWFPQLSIVSAVVFFALLGRAVKLSGVRWFIFLLVALVPFV
- a CDS encoding TrkH family potassium uptake protein translates to MRVGIVYKILGLLGIVVSLWMLWPIFWAAIDGSDDLFPLLYSMVLGLAISGVFLLLGRGKKAGDMGPREAFAAVGLSWFFVSAIGGLPLWLHGTLPSYTDAFFEAASGFTTTGASVLIDIQSVPRGILFWRSLTHWLGGMGIIVLSLAILPMLGVGGMQLYKAEVPGPVPEKLTPRIQHTALLLWGVYVLLSALETGLLFLGGMNIFEALTHTFGTMATGGFSPLNASIGQYGNAYFDWVIILFMFLAGANFTLHFQILKGDISAWWRDEEFRFYASLVVGGVLSVAAFLLLSGNYDTFLDALRFGAFQVVSIITTTGYVTADYETWPFYVQVLLLVFMFIGGCAGSTGGGIKNVRILMLFKEIYAELMRLLHPKAVIYTRLNDQVVSREVVSSILVFFSIYIVVFTVGTIIMAGLGVDVLTAIASVAATLNNIGPGLGSVGPTDNYASIPMAGKWVLSVCMVMGRLELYEVLLLFVPATWRR
- a CDS encoding epoxyqueuosine reductase; this encodes MDEITVVDIIRAIINKAAEGGIGWGRYETKYRRPLIGFLDASDDRFITLRDKVNPKHLLPNDILRGAETVVSFFFPFTPDIVNKNRRKEGDPDISWLYAYAQTNALISSTCELIRDALLGLDITAGWVEPTHNFDKSTLLSRWSHKSVGYMAGLGKFGLHQMLITPLGCAGRFGSLILDYHLKPTEPLLSPKVEICPTLEGKACNACIKACPVGAISLNGVDKHKCFNRLNEVNERYRSVIGNEVDACGKCATAACALKDLS
- the trkA gene encoding Trk system potassium transporter TrkA, coding for MRVVIIGAGEVGFSLAQKLIEESHDVIIVEQDEGKAAKADGELDAMVIRGNGARPQVLAKAGVQQGGNVDLLVGCTDRDEVNILACWIAKRAGVKRVISRVRSLEFTDTQAWAHEFGIDLMASPERSVAREIEELLFVQAASYAGELIRGQVGIYAFRVAPDSPVVNTTLSDVRKRYSKLRSIIVFIERGDEGFVPSGDSRFCEGDLCYLVCMREDLPFVESLLQPKKKRPLHRVFIVGGGKIGFQLASRLERSPNFIDVRLIDMDKEKCERLAQELKKTVVLCASADDEEFLKQEGVENVDGFVCTTANDETNILIAVLGKALGAKKSIAVVRHKTYLNMDRYLPVDSLVNPNEALISMILRFVRYSEQATSLSIIDKIGAEMLEVSVPADSPTIGKPLRELNLPKGVVIAFVERNGEIFVPDGDAVLQANDTVVLFASSGLVSKALNILEG
- a CDS encoding asparaginase domain-containing protein, with protein sequence MPDQPKIALVVAGGTIGMSYSEREGGYAPALGAQDMFRWIDQARLNCSIEVVDWSHQPSCHYTTRMTIDLIQILRKLVEDGFEGIAVTCGTDAMEEMAYLADLLWSYPQPLIFTGAMIPSDHIGTDAILNLNQAVLAAASKVTWGLGVLVCMQDQLFAASEVCKVTNYRRDAFEAPGRGPVGEIVERNVQILRSPKRSTPLPEPVVPAKDVEIIWASLGGGEVLLNLLTEEELDGIVLAAFGSGNVNPLWLPPIKNIVRRGIPVVLASRCQRGQVLPIYSYEGSALKLFKAGVLNGGHLSPLQARLKLAVGIGAGYTGDVLQQYLLR